One stretch of Streptomyces sp. R21 DNA includes these proteins:
- a CDS encoding acetate--CoA ligase family protein, with the protein MSTLDALFAPRAIAVLGASATPRKLGAAMTDSLDSFPGPVLKVNSGRPDPDRGFFPTVGEAAAAHDVTPDLIVSCIPAAVTADALREAAAAGVRAALVCAGGFAEAGSDGALHQQALAEVVRDTGIRVLGPNTSGFLAPHRHLTASFVPGVAELEPGPVAVVAASGGVNHALAFALAEAGVGLRLGVGLGNSLDVTQADVLDHLAEDDGVRAVALHVETAAEGRRLTEAVRRLTDRVPVVALVVGRSDIGDFARSHTGALATSWRVTRTALRQAGAVLVDDERDLVDAVTALSRMRLPANARPGIGLVTAQAGPGLLLTDDLRSHGVQVPPLVERTVKELRELLPALTYLNNPVDTGRPSPVLTQVVERVSEDPGIDVTAVYGLLEPTAVDLPAALAAARTATPVVAVVGGPVEQARQARRELDEAGIPCAATPASGAVMLRALVEDAAARTRLAAVVTAPDAPTLPPPGPVDEHTAKGVLADLGIRTPVRRVCADPAAAHAALDELGGPVVVKILDAEILHKTEVGGVQVGIRTHQELDEALARMPASPALLVEQMAPAGPELIVGVRRDPVFGPVVALGAGGTAAEILGDVTLRLAPLSANEAHAMLDELATRQMFLGARGATSVDRARLTHVLLALASLAADNAVAECEINPLRVLPGGDVVALDAVLLLRDPRAQGGSDDA; encoded by the coding sequence GTGAGCACCCTGGACGCACTGTTCGCACCCCGAGCCATTGCCGTGCTGGGCGCATCGGCCACGCCGCGGAAGCTCGGCGCGGCGATGACCGACTCCTTGGACTCCTTCCCGGGGCCGGTGCTGAAGGTCAACTCCGGCCGCCCGGACCCCGACCGGGGCTTCTTCCCCACCGTCGGCGAGGCGGCAGCGGCCCACGACGTCACGCCGGATCTGATCGTCTCCTGCATTCCGGCGGCCGTGACCGCCGACGCCCTGCGCGAGGCGGCAGCCGCAGGGGTACGCGCCGCACTCGTCTGCGCCGGCGGGTTCGCAGAAGCCGGGAGTGATGGTGCGCTGCACCAGCAGGCGTTGGCCGAGGTGGTGCGGGACACCGGCATCCGTGTCCTCGGACCGAACACCTCGGGCTTCCTCGCCCCTCACCGACACCTCACCGCCAGTTTCGTACCGGGCGTCGCCGAGCTGGAACCGGGCCCGGTGGCGGTCGTGGCCGCGAGCGGCGGCGTGAACCACGCGCTGGCCTTCGCCCTGGCCGAGGCCGGTGTCGGCCTGCGCCTCGGGGTCGGGCTGGGCAACAGTCTGGACGTCACCCAGGCCGACGTTCTCGACCACCTCGCCGAGGACGACGGCGTACGGGCAGTCGCCCTGCACGTGGAGACCGCCGCGGAAGGCCGCCGCCTCACCGAGGCGGTACGACGCCTGACCGATCGTGTCCCCGTGGTGGCCCTGGTCGTGGGCCGCAGCGACATCGGCGACTTCGCCCGCTCCCACACCGGCGCCCTGGCCACCTCCTGGCGCGTGACCAGGACAGCCCTACGCCAGGCCGGAGCGGTCCTCGTCGACGACGAACGCGACCTCGTCGACGCCGTCACCGCGCTCAGCCGTATGCGGCTCCCCGCCAACGCACGCCCAGGCATCGGCCTGGTCACCGCACAGGCCGGACCCGGACTGCTGCTCACCGACGACCTGCGCTCCCACGGCGTCCAGGTTCCGCCGCTGGTCGAACGGACGGTGAAGGAGCTGCGCGAGTTGCTCCCGGCCCTCACGTACCTGAACAACCCCGTTGACACCGGCCGCCCTTCGCCCGTGCTCACGCAGGTGGTGGAGCGGGTCTCGGAGGACCCAGGCATCGACGTCACCGCCGTGTACGGGCTGCTGGAACCCACCGCCGTGGACCTCCCGGCCGCGCTGGCCGCCGCCCGTACGGCCACCCCGGTCGTCGCCGTCGTCGGCGGACCCGTGGAGCAGGCGCGGCAGGCTCGCCGGGAACTCGACGAAGCCGGCATCCCCTGCGCGGCCACGCCGGCCTCCGGAGCGGTCATGCTCCGCGCGCTCGTCGAGGACGCGGCAGCCCGCACGCGACTGGCGGCCGTCGTCACCGCCCCCGATGCACCCACCCTGCCCCCGCCGGGCCCGGTCGACGAGCACACCGCCAAGGGCGTCCTTGCGGACCTGGGCATCCGTACGCCCGTACGGCGCGTGTGCGCCGACCCCGCCGCAGCACACGCGGCTCTCGATGAGCTCGGCGGACCGGTCGTCGTGAAGATCCTCGACGCGGAGATCCTGCACAAGACGGAGGTCGGCGGGGTCCAGGTCGGCATCCGCACGCACCAGGAGCTCGACGAAGCACTCGCCCGCATGCCCGCAAGCCCCGCACTGCTGGTCGAACAGATGGCCCCCGCGGGACCCGAACTCATCGTCGGCGTGCGCCGCGACCCGGTCTTCGGCCCAGTGGTGGCTCTGGGCGCCGGCGGAACGGCCGCCGAAATCCTCGGTGACGTCACCCTGCGCCTCGCGCCCCTGTCCGCGAACGAGGCCCACGCGATGCTCGACGAGCTCGCCACCCGCCAGATGTTCCTCGGCGCGCGCGGTGCTACCTCGGTAGACCGAGCGCGACTCACCCACGTGCTGCTCGCGCTCGCCTCCCTAGCCGCCGACAACGCCGTGGCCGAGTGCGAGATCAACCCTTTGCGCGTCCTGCCCGGCGGCGATGTCGTCGCGCTCGACGCCGTACTGCTGCTGCGTGACCCCCGGGCTCAAGGAGGATCCGACGATGCGTGA
- a CDS encoding (2,3-dihydroxybenzoyl)adenylate synthase has translation MREGFVPWPKEAADRYREAGYWRGRPLGSYLHDWAETYDDTVAVVDGDTRLTYRQLADRADGLACRLLDSGLNPGDAMLVQLPNGWEFVTLTLACLRAGIAPVMAMPAHRGHELRYLAAHAEVTSIAVPDRLGDFDHQALGREVAEATPSVRLLLVTGGTVGTDATDLRALAEPADDPVAARARLDRIAPDSGDIAVFLLSGGTTGLPKLIARTHDDYEYNARRSAEVCGLDSDSVYLVALPAGHNFPLACPGILGTLMNGGRVVLARTPEPGKVLPLMAAEGVTATAAVPAVVQRWIDAVASGRHPAPPALRLLQVGGARLAPEVAIRAEPVLGGTLQQVFGMAEGLLNYTRPDDPDDIKIETQGRPMCPDDEILVVDASDNPVPPGEMGALLTRGPYTPRGYYRAAEHNARAFTPDGWYRTGDVVRLHPSGNLVVEGRDKDLINRGGEKISAEEVENLIYRLPGVARVAAVAKADPDLGERVCAVVVVEPGTHLSLESVRAALTAMQVARYKLPEDLLVVDELPLTKVGKIDKKRLRDVVRGKADSVEAV, from the coding sequence ATGCGTGAGGGATTCGTGCCCTGGCCCAAGGAGGCGGCCGACCGCTACCGCGAGGCCGGGTACTGGCGTGGCAGGCCGCTCGGCTCATACCTCCACGACTGGGCCGAGACCTACGACGACACGGTGGCCGTCGTGGACGGCGACACACGCCTGACTTACCGTCAACTCGCCGACCGGGCGGACGGATTGGCATGCCGTCTGCTGGACAGTGGTCTCAACCCCGGTGACGCGATGCTCGTCCAGCTGCCCAACGGCTGGGAGTTCGTCACACTCACCCTTGCCTGTCTGCGGGCCGGAATCGCTCCCGTGATGGCGATGCCCGCCCACCGCGGTCACGAACTGCGCTACCTGGCCGCGCATGCCGAGGTCACGTCGATCGCCGTACCGGACCGACTCGGCGACTTCGACCACCAGGCCCTGGGGCGGGAGGTCGCCGAAGCCACCCCGAGCGTAAGGCTGTTGCTTGTCACGGGTGGCACGGTCGGCACCGACGCCACGGATCTGCGCGCCCTGGCCGAACCGGCCGACGACCCGGTCGCCGCACGGGCGCGGCTCGACCGGATCGCCCCGGACAGCGGCGACATCGCCGTCTTCCTGCTCTCCGGCGGCACGACCGGACTGCCGAAGCTCATCGCCCGCACCCATGACGACTACGAGTACAACGCGCGGCGCAGCGCCGAGGTCTGCGGCCTCGACTCCGACTCCGTCTACCTGGTGGCACTGCCCGCCGGACACAACTTCCCCCTGGCCTGCCCCGGCATCCTGGGCACTCTCATGAACGGCGGCAGGGTCGTCCTGGCCCGCACCCCGGAACCCGGCAAGGTGCTGCCGCTGATGGCCGCCGAGGGCGTGACGGCCACCGCCGCCGTGCCGGCCGTCGTCCAGCGCTGGATCGACGCGGTGGCCTCCGGCCGCCACCCCGCCCCGCCCGCACTACGGCTGTTGCAAGTGGGTGGCGCCCGCCTCGCGCCGGAGGTCGCCATCCGCGCCGAACCCGTGCTCGGCGGCACGCTCCAGCAGGTGTTCGGCATGGCAGAGGGACTGCTGAACTACACGCGCCCCGACGACCCCGACGACATCAAGATCGAGACGCAGGGGCGCCCCATGTGCCCGGACGACGAGATCCTCGTCGTCGACGCCTCCGACAACCCGGTCCCGCCCGGCGAGATGGGCGCCCTGCTCACCCGCGGCCCGTACACCCCACGGGGCTACTACCGGGCCGCCGAGCACAACGCCCGTGCGTTCACCCCCGACGGCTGGTACCGCACCGGTGACGTCGTCCGGCTGCACCCGTCGGGCAATCTCGTCGTCGAAGGACGAGACAAGGACCTCATCAACCGGGGTGGCGAGAAGATCTCCGCCGAGGAGGTCGAGAACCTCATCTACCGCCTGCCCGGTGTCGCCCGCGTCGCGGCCGTCGCGAAGGCCGACCCCGACCTGGGGGAGCGGGTGTGCGCGGTAGTGGTCGTCGAGCCGGGGACCCACTTGAGCCTCGAATCGGTCCGTGCAGCCCTCACCGCGATGCAGGTGGCGCGATACAAGCTTCCCGAAGACCTGCTGGTCGTGGACGAGTTGCCGCTGACGAAGGTCGGCAAGATCGACAAGAAGCGTCTGCGGGATGTCGTCCGTGGCAAGGCAGACTCGGTCGAGGCGGTGTGA
- a CDS encoding antibiotic biosynthesis monooxygenase, translated as MLQFGHLDESTHFHDQQKEEAGPVTIINTFVAPDGKENEVVAAWTDDAEYMKESGSLLSVQLYRGIGGSRLFTNVAVWKSTEHLRAALGTPEFASHLRGYPAGTVAYPHLYQKFAVEGICEGE; from the coding sequence ATGCTGCAGTTCGGCCACCTCGACGAGTCCACCCACTTCCACGACCAGCAGAAGGAGGAGGCCGGCCCGGTCACCATCATCAACACCTTTGTCGCCCCGGACGGCAAGGAGAATGAGGTGGTGGCCGCCTGGACGGACGACGCGGAGTACATGAAGGAGTCGGGGAGCCTCCTCTCGGTGCAGCTGTACCGGGGCATCGGCGGCAGCCGGCTTTTCACCAACGTCGCAGTCTGGAAATCCACCGAGCACCTCCGTGCAGCGCTCGGCACACCGGAGTTCGCCTCGCACCTGAGGGGCTACCCTGCGGGCACCGTCGCCTACCCGCACCTGTACCAGAAGTTCGCTGTCGAGGGCATCTGCGAAGGGGAATGA
- a CDS encoding alpha/beta fold hydrolase encodes MSLRNLTAPTFARTRLGSGPGLLLAHGAGSSLAGTYGPVLEGLAARNTVVGIDYPGSGDTPRSTTPLSVDDLADQLIAAADAEDLDRFAVSGYSLGGPVAIRAATRHPGRVTALVLTASFPHRDNRLALASSVWSKIAASGDRELLAEFQLMMALGTQALESMPAEQLRQTLGYVAAGAADGSSEQTDLVGQVDVRDDLAGITVPTLVVSTTDDRLTSTALHRQLAETIPGAQLAEIATGHLPMLERTAEWLQLVTDFLGKHHA; translated from the coding sequence ATGTCACTCCGCAACCTGACCGCACCCACGTTCGCCCGCACTCGCCTCGGCTCCGGCCCCGGCCTGCTCCTCGCCCACGGCGCCGGCAGCAGCCTGGCCGGTACCTACGGCCCCGTCCTGGAAGGACTCGCCGCCCGCAACACTGTCGTCGGCATCGACTACCCCGGCAGCGGCGACACCCCCCGCTCCACCACTCCGCTGTCCGTCGACGACCTCGCCGACCAGCTCATCGCCGCCGCCGACGCGGAGGACCTCGACCGCTTCGCCGTGTCCGGCTACTCCCTCGGCGGCCCGGTCGCCATCCGCGCCGCCACCCGCCACCCCGGGCGCGTCACCGCGCTCGTCCTGACCGCCTCTTTCCCGCACCGCGACAACCGGCTCGCTCTCGCCTCCTCGGTCTGGAGCAAGATCGCCGCGTCCGGCGACCGCGAACTGCTCGCCGAATTCCAGCTCATGATGGCCCTCGGCACCCAGGCGCTGGAGTCCATGCCCGCCGAGCAGCTGCGGCAGACCCTTGGCTACGTCGCCGCCGGCGCGGCCGACGGCAGCTCCGAGCAGACCGACCTCGTCGGCCAGGTCGATGTCCGGGACGACCTAGCCGGCATCACGGTCCCCACCCTGGTCGTCTCGACCACCGACGACCGGCTCACCTCCACCGCCCTGCACCGCCAACTCGCCGAGACCATCCCCGGCGCGCAGCTCGCGGAAATCGCCACCGGCCATCTGCCGATGCTGGAGCGGACCGCGGAGTGGCTGCAGCTCGTCACCGACTTCCTCGGCAAGCACCACGCCTGA
- a CDS encoding TetR/AcrR family transcriptional regulator codes for MKQPLHRRQPTPGNPRVQRTRNRVLAVARELLPQVGPAGLTYALLAERSDVTRQTLYRHWPTRAALLFDLVLEGPDLGTYPEPGSDVGAVATAWLKSLRAGVSVPAVRTAALAVTAQADHDPDSARALVRISEDRYAGFNRLLEPSGIQISDDEFTLLYGPVLARLFLDRGQVTDAFIDAVVAQWITTLQPADAPQDPRQ; via the coding sequence ATGAAGCAGCCTCTCCACCGCCGACAGCCGACCCCGGGCAACCCGCGCGTGCAGCGCACCCGCAACCGCGTGCTGGCCGTCGCGCGGGAACTGCTGCCCCAGGTCGGACCGGCCGGGCTGACCTACGCCCTGCTGGCCGAGCGGTCAGACGTCACCCGCCAGACTCTCTACCGCCACTGGCCCACCCGAGCCGCGCTGCTCTTCGACCTCGTTCTCGAAGGCCCCGACCTCGGCACCTACCCCGAACCGGGCAGCGACGTCGGCGCCGTGGCCACCGCCTGGCTGAAGAGCCTGCGCGCCGGCGTCAGCGTGCCGGCCGTGCGCACCGCGGCCCTGGCCGTCACCGCCCAGGCCGACCACGACCCCGACAGCGCCCGGGCCCTCGTCCGCATCAGCGAAGACCGCTACGCCGGCTTCAACAGGCTGCTGGAGCCTTCCGGCATCCAGATCAGCGACGACGAGTTCACCCTGCTGTACGGGCCCGTCCTCGCCCGGCTCTTCCTCGACCGCGGCCAGGTCACCGATGCCTTCATCGACGCCGTCGTGGCCCAGTGGATCACCACGCTGCAGCCTGCCGACGCACCGCAGGACCCCCGGCAGTAG
- a CDS encoding KamA family radical SAM protein, whose protein sequence is MHEDEGQPGRRGSVIRDPGEIASLPRAELAVLRPVLEEFEFRVSRYYASLVQWDDPADPLRRLVLPHRSELEDDFPYDASDEAANTQVRGLQHKYPRTALLLLTEVCASYCRFCFRKRFTLATGDEHHIAPADSRETRLDVAAGLDYIRRHTEIDNVLLTGGDPLMLSARRIADVLRQICEVPHVRTIRIGTKVPAFDPDRLTEELLCAFDDVRSTGRRVVVVAHFNHSRELTAKALDKVELLLSRGVSLVNQTPVLRGVNDDVTELVRLLGGLAEAGVIPYYLFQCRPVHGNESFMLPIQDTLHLIGQARAQLNGLARRFRYVASHAAGKIEVLGLYEDRLAFRFHEARDPADEGRLFTMPADAPVHWPEPPAVMGDARCDQDR, encoded by the coding sequence ATGCACGAGGACGAGGGGCAGCCGGGGCGGCGCGGCTCGGTGATCCGCGACCCCGGGGAGATCGCCAGCCTGCCCCGTGCGGAACTGGCCGTCCTGCGACCGGTGTTGGAGGAGTTCGAGTTCCGGGTCTCCCGGTACTACGCCTCGCTCGTCCAGTGGGACGACCCCGCGGACCCGTTGCGCAGGCTGGTCCTGCCCCACCGCAGCGAGCTGGAGGACGACTTCCCCTACGACGCCAGCGACGAGGCCGCCAACACGCAGGTACGCGGCCTGCAGCACAAGTACCCGCGGACGGCACTGCTGCTCCTGACCGAGGTCTGCGCGTCGTACTGCCGTTTCTGCTTCCGCAAGCGCTTCACGCTGGCGACGGGCGACGAGCACCACATCGCTCCCGCCGACAGCCGGGAGACCCGGCTGGACGTGGCGGCGGGCCTCGACTACATCCGGCGCCACACGGAGATCGACAACGTCCTGCTCACCGGCGGAGATCCGCTCATGCTGTCGGCGCGCAGAATCGCCGACGTCCTGCGACAGATCTGCGAGGTGCCCCATGTCCGGACCATCCGGATCGGCACGAAAGTGCCCGCCTTCGATCCCGACCGCCTCACCGAAGAGCTGCTGTGCGCGTTCGACGACGTGCGGAGCACCGGTCGGCGGGTGGTGGTGGTCGCGCACTTCAACCACAGCAGAGAACTGACGGCGAAGGCTCTCGACAAGGTCGAACTCCTGCTGTCACGGGGCGTTTCCCTGGTCAACCAGACCCCCGTGCTGCGTGGCGTGAACGACGACGTCACGGAACTCGTGCGGCTCCTGGGCGGGTTGGCGGAGGCAGGCGTGATCCCCTACTACCTGTTCCAGTGCCGCCCCGTCCACGGCAACGAATCCTTCATGCTGCCGATCCAGGACACCCTGCACCTGATCGGCCAGGCCCGTGCCCAACTCAACGGTCTGGCCCGCCGGTTCCGGTACGTGGCGTCGCACGCCGCGGGCAAGATCGAGGTGCTCGGGCTGTACGAGGACCGGCTCGCGTTCCGCTTCCACGAGGCGCGCGACCCGGCGGACGAAGGACGCCTGTTCACCATGCCCGCCGACGCCCCGGTCCACTGGCCGGAGCCGCCCGCAGTCATGGGCGACGCCCGCTGTGACCAGGATCGATAG